In Acanthopagrus latus isolate v.2019 chromosome 17, fAcaLat1.1, whole genome shotgun sequence, the following are encoded in one genomic region:
- the cd4-2.2 gene encoding CD4-2 molecule, tandem duplicate 2 yields MKTVVWFGFVLGALSAAGTVIVTRTGETATLPCQSFTKTLEWLRESEIVIADGKFSRKGQTDLGRRSAVKQSNLVISNVKPADAGSFTCMADGRIQQKALVVVSVSADPSVELHPGSKVTLQCEVNGLSPSSTIQWQRPDGSSLAGPSQTVEPVALSDAGTWACTFTYGGQTYTQNLPIKVKEPVTTTTPPLVSSKNSKNDPKNPETPSTSDLPNAAGQLLGLSWWMWVVIGVGCLVVVLLMVLVIVLCKRIKRRKRKLQMMKDGRQLLTPRQYCQCNCPAAAAKPQQGRRREKPSVPPLQPLLME; encoded by the exons atgaagacagttGTGTGGTTTGGGTTTG TGCTGGGTGCACTCTCTGCTGCAGGCACAGTGATCGTCACAAGAACAGGGGAGACCGCCACCTTACCTTGTCAATCCTTCACGAAGACTCTGGAATGGCTTCGTGAATCTGAAATTGTTATTGCCGATGGGAAATTCTCTAGGAAAG GCCAAACTGACCTCGGACGAAGGTCGGCCGTGAAGCAGAGTAATCTGGTGATCAGTAATGTGAAGCCAGCAGATGCTGGATCGTTCACTTGCATGGCAGATGGACGTATTCAACAAAAAGCACTCGTTGTGGTCTCGG TCTCCGCCGACCCCTCTGTTGAACTGCATCCAGGCAGCAAGGTAACGCTCCAGTGTGAGGTAAACGGTCTGAGCCCGAGCTCGACAATTCAGTGGCAGAGGCCAGATGGGAGTTCACTTGCAGGGCCATCACAGACAGTTGAACCTGTGGCCCTCTCAGACGCAGGGACCTGGGCGTGCACATTCACCTATGGTGGGCAAACGTACACTCAGAACCTGCCCATCAAGGTTAAAG AGCCTGTAACAACTACAACACCTCCACTAGTCTCCTCCAAAAACTCAAAGAACGACCCCAAGAACCCAGAGACGCCGTCCACCAGCG ATCTTCCCAACGCTGCTGGTCAGCTGCTGGGGCTCAGCTGGTGGATGTGGGTTGTGATTGGAGTTGGCTGCTTGGTTGTGGTCCTCCTGATGGTCCTTGTCATTGTCTTGTGCAAGAGGATCAAAAGGAGGAAG AGAAAATTGCAGATGATGAAAGATGGCCGCCAGCTGCTCACGCCCAGGCAGTACTGCCAGTGTAACTG CCCGGCAGCTGCAGCGAAACCGCAGCAAGGACGCCGGAGAGAGAAACCATCAGTTCCCCCTCTGCAGCCCCTCCTAATGGAGTGA